A window of Loxodonta africana isolate mLoxAfr1 chromosome 3, mLoxAfr1.hap2, whole genome shotgun sequence genomic DNA:
AGAGTAGGGTGGGGGCGAGGGCAGTGGGGAGCTGTCTTCCCCAGCAGTCAAAGGGCCCTCCCCACAGTGAGCAGAGCTACTGGTCTCCTGCCTCCCCACTTGACCCTGTGCCCGCAGGTCTTGGCGGCCGGCTGCCCACAGTCCTGACCTCTGGGGCCTGTGCCAGAGCTTTCCCTCCAAGGGCCAGAGTCCCGAGGAAAGATTGGCAGGGATGCCTGGTCCCAGCCGCCTTCTGCTGCTGGCAGAGTCGGACCCAGGCCCACTGGCGGAGGAAGCCCAGCCTGGAGCCGCAGGGGTAGGCGGAGGCTGAGGGGGATGCTTCAGACAGGGCCCTGGTTGGTGCCTCCAAGTGGGAGGAGGGGACTGTTGCTGGTTCCAGCTCCCAGGCTCCCTGCCAACCCTGCCCTGCCCCCAAGGACTGCAAGGATGCCCCTGCTTACCCCTCCACCCCCACAGCCCCCCTCAGCGTCTAGAGAAAGCCAGAGGGGGTGGCTGGGCCACAGAATAAAGCTCAGTGGAGGTGTCACCTGCCTGGGTGTGTCTCTGAGGACAAGGACAGTGCCCACCTCTGCAGCCAGGGAAGTCCTGGCTTGGGTGAGAGTGATGACGCTGGCTGTGTGCCAGCTCCTCCCAGGCACTTCGCACGATAGTGTCATTGAAACAGACACAGCCCTCTGAGATGGGTCTCAGGACAACACTCAAGACTTGGGGCTGTCATGCAATGTTTCAGTAGGAAGTCTTGCCCCCTGCCCCTTGGGTCTCCTGCCCCTGGGGGACCTGAGCCCCGCCCCAAGGGAAGGAGCTGGTGTGGCAATGAAGGGGTGCACAGTAAGAGGACCTTGTGCTGGGGGAGAATGAAGTAGAGTGTCCCCAAGGATGTGTCCCCCAAAGGGCCCCCCTCCCCTGGAGGGAAAAAAGAACCCAGCGGTGGGGGTTGGGGGCTTTAAACCAGGGGTTGTTGGCCTGGGTCCCTGTGTGAGTTTTTGGGGAGTTGGTGTGTGAGTCCACAGAACTCCATGCCAACTGTTGTATGGGTTGCCGTGGGAACTTTTCTAGGGAGAGAGGGCCTGTGACCTTGAGGAAGTCCTCAAATGGGGCTGTGACCCAAAGCAGGCAGACTGTGGCTCTAAACATACACACGTGcttgcacacacacatacgctcAGGGAAAGTGGATAAAAGTGGggtataaaaaaaatcattaaaaaaaaaaatgaaagcccCCACTGCAGGCCACGTCTTCCAGAATCTGTTACAACAGATTCCCCCAAGCTGGTTAACGGTATTTGCGGTTTGCAAGATGCTACACGTCCCGGGAAATTGACAGACAAGTTATTATCACCTCTCCACTGTCCTCCTGCCCAGACCTGCCTGCGCCCGGGCACCCCAGCTGTTGGGAGCGGGCAAGGAAATTAACAGCCCCCACGCTCCGGCACCCACCCGCCTGCCGCCCTCTCGCCACCCTCCAAGCTACCGGCCTCGAGGCTCCCAGCCAGGTCAGGCCCATCTTGGACCGGGTGGGGTGGAGGAGAGGCTGGGGGAAGTGAGAAGGGGAGGGTGTCCCAGGAGAGaaaatggggggagggggagggatggGCACACATGAGTGTTTCGGCAAATCATTTCCTGCAAGTACCAAGAAGCACACACATCCTGGAGCAGACAAGTCTAGACGGTTCTGTGTCAACAGCTGAAGATAAATAAGATTTTATCAGCTCAGAATTTGTTGAAACACATCCATCTAGCGGTTCTAGGAAAGgacgggggcgggagggaggcaGCATCTGCACGTGACCTCTTCCACAGAATGGAAAGGGACCCAGGAGCCCTGTCCCTTCGTTTTCTTCCAGCTCCAGGCCCCGGGTGGCCAGAGGAGGGCGAGGGGCTCATACCCCTGGGTTGAGGTCCGGCTCTCCAGGGCTCCGTCCAGGGTGGGACCCCTCACCAGAGACGGGGGCTGACCACTCAGGTGTGTGCCCCAAAGGCCACTTGAGCAAACCACCTGGGCAGCACTGGGCTGGGACACCTGTGGGGGGTGGGGCCGCCGAGGACCCATGGTGGCCTTGTTTATGTTGCTGGGAGGCTCCGTGGCCTGAGGCCAGGGCCCCCCATCCATGGTAAGCCTCTGCAGCCGGGGGAGCCCTGGTTTGGGTGAGAGTAGTGACGCAGGCTTGTGCCAGCCCCTCATGTTCTGCGCCTGGAATCTGCCCCTTTCCCACCCACACTGCACTCTGGCTAGGAGACGTGTCGCCGCCCCGAGGTACCAGGGACAGCTCCCGGCGCCGCCGGAGCCAGAGGGTGGGCGGGGCGCTAGGCGGTTCCTCCTGGAGAGGGGGGTGCGCACGCCCGTGGAGCGTCCCGGCCCCGCCCAGGCGCTCTTCGGTCTTTCTATCTGGACGCTGGTCTCCCCAGTGACCACAGCCCGAAAGTCCAGACACATGAGCCTCTGCTATGCCCCCATCTGGGACCACGCAGTGAGGGGGTGGGAGGACACATCTGCACCCTGCACCCGGGCTGGAGCGCTCCTCCTCCCTGTTTTGAGGGGCTGCTGTTCCTCCCGCGGTGATGGAACCAGGGGACAGCAGGGACCCGGACGTGCTCGTCTGTGAAATGAGGCAGAGCCGCCTGGCTGCCAGGGGAAGCGGGAGCCAGGCTTCCCTAGACAAGGGCACTGCACTCCCCGGGGCGGCCGGCCGGTGGAAGCAGAGCCCTGGGCTTGGGATGGGAACGGGGCTGCTCCAAGGGAAAGGGCTTGGGCTGGGCAAGGGCTTTGAAGCCACTGCGCATTCAGACTGCACGGGTCACCAGGGAGCCAGGGAGGCTGCGGACGCCTCCCAGCGGGCACACCTAGAACCCAGCTGCATCCTGTCGGAAGGTGGCTGTGAGCTACGCGGCCCCTTTTTTTCTTAGGAATGCAGTCCGCTCTGAGCCCTTTGACTTTGGCCAGCCATGATGACCCCTCATCTACCGCCTCAGCCACCACTAGTACAGAGGCAGATGGGTCCTGTGGGGGTCAGCCTGGACAGCGGCCTGGAGCCCCCCACCTCAGTTCAGCGCCAACCCTCCCCATaccttccacttcatttttggaCAGCTGCTGGGGTAACAATCTGGACCAATTACCGTCTTTTACCATCTAGCTAATAATGAGAATGGTTATTATGTGTGCACCAGCTGACACCAGCCCCTGAGTAGTCTGGGGTTTTGGGGAGTTGAGGAGATTCCCACCCAGGGCCTGGAAAACAATAGGCGCTCAACAGATGCTGTGGGGATGGATTGCTCCCCGAATCCTTGCTCAGTAAATACCGTGCCACTAGTGTGTTCAGGACCCTGCAGTCCAGATGAGGTCCAGCATTCCCCCGggcctcctcctccaggaagtcttcttGGTTGGCCCCTCCCACTGAAGTCTCTGAGCATCTCCCTGGTATTACTAGACAAATTGCATAACTGCATCAGAGTCAGGGACTCGTTCTTAGTCCTGGCTTGTGGATGGATATGAGGGCTGTGCATTAAATCTGCCCCTAGGCCTCTGGTCTGGGCTACTGCTGCCCTGGGCATAGCTGGCCTCCCTTAGTGCTGGAGAATCCTTTGTGCTCTGTGCACATCCCCCAGGGAAGGATGAAGGCAATATGCATGTATCGAGTACCAGCTGCATGCCTCCGTTTGCTGGGTATTACTAATGACAGACAAGGGGGATAGAGCTGGCTTCTTGCCCTCCAGGCACCAGAATTCCAGGGATGTGTTCACCCTGCACACAGGAGGAACTCCACAAATGCTCGCCATCTAGGCTGCCCCCAGGCCTCAGAGGAGCCTGGTAACATCCTCTCTGTCCAACGGCCTTGTGTCACTCTCACCTGCCCCGGGCACTGGCACAGGAGGAGCTGCCACCACCTGCCCACTAGCTGTAAGAGGAACAGCCCCCTGATTGCTGTCACCCAGGGGCCCCAAGTATGGTCACTCCTGTTTTCTGGGGTGGGGGTGACTGCTGACCTCCTTTGTCCATATCATTGTTAATGTTGCCCCCTCCCTCCCAAAGGATAAGTCAGTCACCCATCTCTGAGGTGGGACGGGACTGTTCACAGCCCCAACGCTCTGGGACACAGAGCCCCGGGGACTCACGTCCTCACCCTGACCGCCGAGCAGCCTGTGTCCAGGTTCTGGTTTCCTTGAACAAAAGGCTGCCTCCATCTTTGCCAGTTGGGGTTGGAAGGAGGCAGGCCTGCTGGTGGCTGGTGTAGCTGGCACAGCAGCCACTGCTATCTCAGAGCTCGGGCTGGCCAACAGGGTGCTGAGCAGGTGCCTGGATGGGCGCCTAGGAATAGGGTGTTGGAGGGGTCCACAGAGGGGAGGAGGAGCCCAAGGAAGGGGCTCCTGACTACATCCTGGTGGCCTGGCCAGCATCCCAGGGTCACCACCTGGGCAGGGTATGGGCTCAAGGTCACCAGCCTCAGCCATCTCTCCCCCCACAGTACTCCCCCCTGTTGAAGAAGCTCTACTGCCAGATTGCCAAGACGTGCCCCATCCAGATGAAGGTGGCCACGCCCCCACCCCCCGGCACTGCAGTCCGTGCCATGCCGGTCTACAAGAAGGCGGAGCATGTGACTGAGGTCGTGAAGCGCTGCCCCAACCATGAGCTGGGGAGGGACTTCAATGAAGGTGAGGTCCCGTCCATCCCAGGGGCCCCAGTGGTACAACACCCAAGCCAGGGAGGGGTGCTGGCCTGGGCCCCTGACGGAGAGGCAGCAGGTGCCTGCAAAAGGGGCTTCTAGTCCAGGCTGAGCCATTACCGTGAGGGGACTTTGGGCAACCCTCAGGCCCCCTGCCTTTCCTTGTGTTATGGCAGGCTGACCACATCTGTGGCCTGGCCCTTCCGCTCTGACAGGCCTCAGTGCCGTGCCCACAGGAGTGCCTCCCTCCAGAGCAGGGCCAGTAGTCTGAGAGAGGTATGGTGCGGGAAGACCTTCTTGGACTGTGATACTGCGTGGGGCAGCCCCGCCGGTCAGCAGAAAAGCTGGAAAACAGGGCTCTGAGCCCAGATCCCAAGGTGCCACCTGGGGAGGCCGATGGACAGGGCTGTGGCTCCCCCAGTCTGCTGTAGTGCGCCCCAGCAGAGGGTGATGGGTGGCTAGGCTTTTCCCTGAAGCAGCATCCTCCCTGCAGGACAGTCTGCCCCAGCCAGCCACCTCATCCGCGTGGAGGGCAACAACCTCTCGCAGTATGTGGACGACCCCGTCACGGGCAGGCAAAGCGTCATGGTGCCCTACGAGCCCCCACAGGTAGGAGCTCCCCAGGGCTGGGGGGAGGGATCCTGTGAGACAGGTGAGAACCACAGCCGGGAGGCACAGCACATGCAAAGGTCTTGAGGTGAAGGCTGCAGGGGAAGGGGCTGTGAGATGTGGGGGGGGGCACAGAGAAGGCAGAAGTTTCTAGGGCTTGGGGGACACCATTCTGGAGCTGGTGCAGGGTCCAGTGGGATGAGAGACTGGGGGTGGAGAGAAGCAGAGGTTCTGAGACCCTGCAGAGGAGATGGTGGAGTGGGGGTGCCAGGATGGAGGTGGGAtcagccatcccagtgggccagGCTTCCCAGGGAGGATGAGACATTGAGCCTCCAACTTTCCTGTACCTAGTTCCCCAAGGCCCCCTTGGCTCCCACCCCATGCCTGATTTCCCAGGCCCTCTCGGCTCCCACCCCACGAGTCCGAGAGCAGACCTTTCTGTCTATGGGACTAAGTTCTGAACACACCATCCCCTCTGGCCCAAGGCTGCACTGTCTCCCCCTTCACCTGTGCCCTGCCTTCACCTGTGCCTAGTCGGCCTCCAGGAAAGCAGGACTCTCTCGCCCCCTAGTGGCAGTTCTGTGAACTGGTTTCCACACCCAGACTGAGGGAGACAGTGAAAACCCCAGTTCAGTGGTTCCGGGACAACCAGTGGTTCCCGGACAACCAGTGGTCAAGAGTTCCAGGTCCACGTCCCAGCTTTGTCACAATGCTATCCCTCGCCCTCGCCAAGCCCCACTTCATCCTGGGAGTGGGTGCTGGGGTGAGGGGGTGTTCCGCCCCTGACAGCTCTGGTCCCACATTCCACCAGAGCAGTGCTGGCACCTTGGAAGAGCTCATGGCATGCAACACATATGCACCCAGAGAGGCCTGTGCACATGGCCGCCAAACGCAGCCTCAAGAACTTTTCCTCTGACCTGTGTCAGGGAGAGGGTCGGGGCAACGTGGTTATAGGACCGAACGAGATCACAGGACTGTGGCTACCTGAAGCAAAGGCCAGGACTAAACCTTCTCAGTACCCAGAaccagcacagtgcttggcattcAGTGTACTGCGTGGATGGAGGGGTGGATGGATTAGTGGACTgattagatggatggatgggtgggtggatccATGATCCATGAATGGATTGGATGGATGGTTGGAAGAATGGATTAATGGATTGATTGGTTGGAAGGATGgctggctggatggatggatggctggctggctggatggatggatggattatgatggatgggtgggatggatggatgatgatggatgggtgggatggatgaatggatggatggatggatggatggatgggtgatgatggatggatggatggatggatggatggatggatggatggatgatgatggatggatgggtgggatggatggatggatgatgatggatgggtgggatggatggatgaatgggatggatggatagatggatggatgggatgaatgtgatggatggatggtgatgaatggatggatgatgatggatgggtgggatggatggatggatgatgatggatgggtgggatggatgggtgaatgggatggatggatgatgatggatgggtgggatggatggatgaatgtgatggatggatgatgatgggtgggatggatggatggatgatgatggatgggtgggatggatggatggatgatgatgGATGGGTGGGATGGATGGTGAatgggatggatggatagatggatgaatgggatggatggatggatgacagAGGGCCACAGAGAAGGGCCTTGGTCCCACCTCCCCCATGTCTATCCACAGCCAGGACTAAATGTGGGGGCTGGGGCTTCCCAGCCTAGGAGACTCCACTTCGATGTGTCGGGGCCTATGCGCTGACACTACAGCCTTTTTCCTGCCCCCCCGTGCAGGTGGGAACGGAATTCACCACCATCCTGTACAACTTCATGTGCAACAGCAGCTGTGTGGGGGGCATGAACCGGCGGCCCATCCTCATCATCATCACCCTAGAGACCCGGGAGTGAGTCTACTGGCACGTGGGGGTAGGGCAAGGACTTGGGCCAGTGTTACTGGGGGGCTTGACATGGGGACATAGAAGCCAAGGCCAGAGGCTAGTGCCAAGCCCTGGAGGCGAGTTTGGGAAAGGGACCCTGTATGTAATTTTGCAGGGCCACCAGGCCTTGCTGCTTCGAGGGAGGGGTATTCCCCCAGCCTGCAGGGGCTGCTTGGGTGGGAGCTGGGGCTGGGAAGGAGGCAGGGCCTGGAGTCCAGGCTTATGTCTCAGAACAGCCCTTTTGGCCTTCTTAGCATTGGCTCCCTCTGTCCTTAAGCTCCTGCTCCCCTCACTGGGCACTCAGCCCTAGCTCCCCCACCATCAAGCCCACCCTGTGGGGCCTGCAAGGCTGGGGAGTGGGCAGGGTTGACAGTGGGCCCAGAAGTTCACTGTTCCGACTGTGCCTGCGCCACAGTGGACAGGTGCTGGGCCGCCGGTCCTTCGAGGGCCGCATCTGTGCTTGTCCAGGCCGTGACCGAAAGGCTGATGAGGACCATTTCCGTGAGCAGCAGGCCCTGAACGAGAGCGCCGCGAAAAGCGGGGCAGCCAGCAAACGCAGTGAGTGGGGCTTGGGGCTAGGGCACCAGAACCGGGTGGGCCCTGCCATGGGGGGCTGTGAAAGGCCTGCTGGGGTGGCTTCGGCCTGAGTCCAGGGGACTGAGTGAGCACAGCCCCAGGCAGGACCACTGTGATGACAGACCTGCTCATCCCTGGGTCTCAGACTCTGAGGCCATCACCTGTGGCCGCCTCTGGCCCAGCTCCACCTGGCAGTCGCCATCAGGGCTGGGTGTCCAGCGTGGGCAGCCCCAGGGTTTGCCCATGGTGGGGTTAACTATCTCTGGACTTGGGGGTCTGTGAGCTGTGCCTGCCTACCTAGCCCCTTGCATACGGCCCCTCTCAGCACTCACCCAGCCTCTCCTTCCTCCATCTAGCATTCAAGCAGAGCCCCCCGGCCATCCCCTCTCTGGGGGCCAACGTGAAGAAGAGACGGCATGGGGACGAGGATATGTACTACATGCCCGTGAGTGCGCACAGATGGGGAAGAAGGGTTCAAGATGCCTGGTCCTGCCTAAGGGCACCAGGGGCAGCCCCACACTTCTGAGAGCTGAGGCCCAGGGCTCCAAAGGCAGGCATGGAAGGAAGTGCCAGCTCAAAGTCAGGCCTGGCAGACCCGGTAGGGGCGGGGCCCTAAGAGTCAGCAGTTGTGAGTCACACAAACCTTAGACAGGGAACGTGCAGATCCCCCAGGGTCCATCAGGAATGCCATCATGCTCACCTAGCCTGGGCCATCCAGTGCCCTGTGTGTGGCCCCTCCCCTAGAGACTGACACCGGCTGCTCAGGCCCATCGTCAGTCAGGAGCTGTTCATTGCTTCAGTCATTTGAGAATCGGTCTCATTTTAAACCTCTGTATTTGCTGAgcgcctcttttttttttttttctgtcccctCAGCACCCATTGTTCTCAGTGCTGGGGGAGGGGTGGCAAGGGCAGTGGGCAAAGGCAGGAACAGGAGGCCCGTGGTCTGCTCCGGGAGACTGACAGGACAGGGGCTCTGGCCAGGCCTGCTCCCAGGGAACAGGGGAGGGGCCCTCGGTGCTGGGGAGCCCCAGGTAAGGAGCCGCCCTGTGTTGCCAGCTAGCATCCTCCAGAGCCTGTGGCTGCCTACAGCCACAGAGGGTCTCGGGCAGGGGGTAGGCGGCATCTGTGTGCACCTGGCAACGGTTTGGCTCTCTCTCAGGTGCGGGGCCGGGAGAACTTTGAGATCTTGATGAGGATCAAGGAGGGCCTGGAGCTGACGGAGCTGGTGCcgcagcagctggtggactcctaccggcaacagcagcaacagctcCTGCAGAGGCCGTGAGTATAGCCCAGCCCTCGCCACTGCATCCACGTCAGCCAACATGGCATCTGGCCCAGCATCCACCAGGGGCAGGGGAGGTCCCACGCAGCAGGGAAAAGGCCAGGAGTGCCAGAGACACCTGGGACAGCGGTGTGTGTAGAAGGACTCAGAGGGCCACATGGGGTCACAGGGCTCCCCCCCAGGAAGCCTTCATGGGCTGCCCTAGGTCCTGCTGTACACCTGTCACCTCGCCTTCTTCTAGGTCCTGAGCCTCAGGAGCAGCTTGAGGCAGGAACCCCTGGGCTGGCACAGGGGTGACGCCAAGGGGGAAGGAGTGGCCAGATGACTTCACCCACAGACCAGGGGCCTGAGCCCCTCTTGGCCTCCACCCGACCCCGTTGGGCTCCCGCTTGAGAGTAGGCAGGAGAGAAGGCGCAGGCTTACATGGGGCCGGCGGGATGAGAAGGAAGCCCCACCCCAATGTCTTGGCTGGAGGCTGGGGTCACCATCTACCACCACACAGGGCAGTGTGGGTATCACAGAGGGAGCCTAGGAGAGGCTGCAGCTCTGACATTTGACCAATGTGCTGTCACTTACCCAGCAGGAGCCACCTGCAGCCCCCGGCTTACGGGCCCGTCCTGTCGCCCATGGGCAAAGGGCATGGCAGTACCAGCAAACTGCCCTCCGTCAACCAGCTGGTGGGCCAGCCTCCCCCGCACGGTTCAGCAAGTGGGCCCAGCCTGGGGCCTGTGGGTGAGTATCTCCAGGGGGTGCCTGGGGCCATGGGGAGACCCCACTTCTGCCAAGTTCAGGCCTGGCACTCAGGCCTCAACCTCCCTCCACCTGCTCTGGCCTGAAGACAGGGAGCTCAGCTCAGGATGTCAGCCCTGTTCACTGCCCCCTAGGGAGGATGGTATCTGTGGGAGCAGAGGATGGCACGGGGAAGGTCACATATGTCACACCCTGGCCCCACCTCTTGGAGGCCGAGGGACCCTGGGATGGTTTCTGAACCCCCCAGAGGTTCGGCTTCCCCATTAGCAAAATGGCAACAAAAGTGCCAGACGCCCTCTGGTGGGGATGAGATGATGAGGGTGGGAAGTGCCTATCTCAGTGTTGGGGTGGGGATAGAGCAGGGGCTCCCTGGGAAGGGTTCCCGTGGGCACAGCCTGCCATGTTACCAGTGCTGTGAGCAGTGTTTTCACGGTGTGACAGAGCTTGAATCCAGCCCTGACTCCAGCCCCAGAGCTCTCTACCGCTGCCCCCTTGCTTCCATCCTTCAAGCCTGGGCGGGGCCTGCACTGGATGCACAGGCTGGCTCACTCTGACAGTCTGCCTTTCAAACAGGCCCTGGGGTGCTCAACAGCCACAGCCACCCGATGCCATCCAATGGCGAGATGAACGGTGTCCACAGCTCGCAGCCCATGGTCTCGGGGTCCCACTGCACCCCGCCACCTCCCTACCATGCAGACCCCAGCCTCGTCAGGTAAGTAGGCTGCTGCTGGGCCCAGGCTGGGCCTGTGCTGTTGCTGTGTCCACTAACCTTGGTCTGCCTGTGGCTCCCGGTCAGCTGGCCttcagccccccaccccccagccatCCCTGCATGCCCCCGTCCTCTGGTGTTTAATCACTCTGCCAGCTCAAGGACAGAAGCAGACAGCGACACGCCAAGAGTGGGTATGGGGGAGACAGTTTgctagttgttaggtgccatggagtcggttttgactcaaagcgaccctacatgacagagtagaactgtcccacagggttttctaggctgtaatctttatgggaacggatctccaggcctttctcctttggagccacttggtgggtttgaaccacctacctttcagttagcagctgagggcttaaccattgtgccatcagggctctttacaGTTGgcttagaaaaaagaaaagcacagagCCAGGGGTTGCTTGGCAGATGTGTCATGGGTTATTATGCACACATCTGTCCGGGAGTGCACAGCTGTGCCGGAGTCACCATGTGTGAGGAAGTCTCCGCCTGGCTAGGCCGCTTGGAAGAGGAACACACCCACACTGAGTGTGGAAGTGGACACTAACACTGCTTTATCTTTCAAACTCTCTCTGCAGTTTTCTAACAGGCTTGGGGTGTCCCAACTGCATCGAGTATTTCACCTCGCAGGGGTTACAGAACATTTATCACCTGCAGAACCTCACGATCGAGGTAAATGCCCGCAGCTCCCCCACCACTGGGCAGGCGCCGCCCGAGCCCGCACCCCAAAAGGTGGCAAAGAGCGTCTCCTCCTTCCTGGCCAGCTGCTCCCAGTCCCTGTTGTTCCTAGTGGGAGGGGAAGCTGGGACACTTGGGAAGTCCTCCCCATAAGCAGTCAGAGTCCACAGCCTCACCAGCGCCTTCCGCTCTGAGGTCACCCTGGCAAGTCACTGGGCAGCAGGCGGGGtggggcacactcaggcctcCCGTGGAGAGACCTGCCCCTGGACTTGAGGCTTCCCTCCTGTGCTAGCATCTTGGCCCCAGCGGTCACTGTGCCTTTGACTTTTATGGGACTGCTGTCCCCAAGGCTGAGAATTGCAGACTATAAGAGCCAGAGGGAGCTTGGCGCCAGTCCAGGTCAGTGCCCCTTTAACCGaggggacactgaggcccagaaaaggcCAAGGATCCTATAGCCTATCACGCACCTGAGAACTGGATGCCCCCTGGTTCCTCTTTAGGTTGATTAAACCCGTTCCCCTTGGGTCAACCCTGACGTGTGACCACCCCCTGTGtgtagagtaggactgtgctccatggggttttcaatggctggtttttcaggcctttcttccgaggagactctgagtgggcttgaacctccaacctattggttaggagcccagcacattaaccatttgcaccccctgcccccaaaaaatacttgttgccgttgagttggttccaattcatagtgaccctataggacagagtagaactgctccatagggtttccaaggagcagctggtggatttgaaccgccagccttttggttagcatccatctcttaaccactgtaccacttgAGGGTACTGGCCTGCTAATGCCAACATGGGAAGGACTTGTTGTGCTTGTAGCCTGGGCTCACCTTGAACCAGGACTCACTGTCAGGCCAGCTTTGAGAAATCGGGACACCCGGCTGTTAGGCTAGTGACTCTCAGGGATTGCAGCTCAGTCCCTTGGACCCCCTCCAGGCCCTCTCCTTGCCCCGGCTGAGGCCAGGCCAGAGGCTTCTCCTGCTCATTCTAGCCCAGGGCCTCAGGTCTCAGAGACTCAGGTTGTCAGAGGGGCTGGAGCTAGCTGCTCAGCCTGACTCTCCCCAAGGTGGAGCAGCTAACTCAGGGTGACCATTGTGTATGTGCTACTAACACTGTCCCCGTACCCCGTCCCCAGTGACCCACGGCCAGGGGCTCAGCACTGCCGGC
This region includes:
- the TP73 gene encoding tumor protein p73; translation: MSQSTSPDGTTFENLWSSLEPDSTYFDLPQSSRENNEVVGSAEASMDVFHLQGMATSVMSQFNLLSSTMDQMSSRAAPASPYTPEHAASVPTHSPYAQPSSTFDTMSPAPVIPSNTDYPGPHHFEVTFQQSSTAKSATWTYSPLLKKLYCQIAKTCPIQMKVATPPPPGTAVRAMPVYKKAEHVTEVVKRCPNHELGRDFNEGQSAPASHLIRVEGNNLSQYVDDPVTGRQSVMVPYEPPQVGTEFTTILYNFMCNSSCVGGMNRRPILIIITLETRDGQVLGRRSFEGRICACPGRDRKADEDHFREQQALNESAAKSGAASKRTFKQSPPAIPSLGANVKKRRHGDEDMYYMPVRGRENFEILMRIKEGLELTELVPQQLVDSYRQQQQQLLQRPSHLQPPAYGPVLSPMGKGHGSTSKLPSVNQLVGQPPPHGSASGPSLGPVGPGVLNSHSHPMPSNGEMNGVHSSQPMVSGSHCTPPPPYHADPSLVSFLTGLGCPNCIEYFTSQGLQNIYHLQNLTIEDLGALKIPDQYRMTIWRGLQDLKQGHDYGGSQQLIRASSNAAATLAVGGTGELQRQRVMEAVHFRVRHTITIPGRTGPTGPDDWADFGFDLPDCKARRQAIKEELTEGEIH